The genomic region AGATGCTAATGCCGCTCTAACCCTGGCTACGCCCATTGCAAATAACTTATATGGAATAACGGTACAAAAGATGCCCATATACGCGCCGGCCACCAATGTTTTCCCTAGATCAATTAATGGCGGTAATCTATGAATCAATGCTAAGAATGGCAGTAACGGCGCAGTCATAATCAAAGTAAATGGCAAGGCCCCATACGATACATCGTTGCTCATCCCCAACTTCGAGAAGAATCTGGCTATAGCTATATAGAGCCCATACGAGATCCCCGACACGAGGCCTAGAATTGCCCCATAGTAATTAATGCCTCCTAGGCCAGCATCAATCAAGGCGATTATAACGGCCACTGCAATAATGATTAACCCAATGACGCTATATTTGCCTGGGCGTTCTCCAAGAATCAGTGAAACCAGGGTGGCCCAGAG from Thermocladium sp. ECH_B harbors:
- a CDS encoding permease; amino-acid sequence: MRLIRYESNEALINIIIASLLWSTIGLASVYSGSPLLLPLIRSTTAAIVAAFIYRSLNKAAITAGISLGVLFSVYPLAAVTDGVGLAAYLLYTAPLWATLVSLILGERPGKYSVIGLIIIAVAVIIALIDAGLGGINYYGAILGLVSGISYGLYIAIARFFSKLGMSNDVSYGALPFTLIMTAPLLPFLALIHRLPPLIDLGKTLVAGAYMGIFCTVIPYKLFAMGVARVRAALASILATLEPVMAAVWGYLFLRQIPNNYEILIYLLITIALITSSIDAR